One Manduca sexta isolate Smith_Timp_Sample1 chromosome 26, JHU_Msex_v1.0, whole genome shotgun sequence genomic region harbors:
- the LOC115455483 gene encoding uncharacterized protein LOC115455483, producing the protein MDEGANVSMANVQPEVTVGSAENKENLIQENTQAKETISVQQNVDQQQPKTEQGDITTITNFLEALSVSREPVPVKATKPIPETCVTNLNSLLSDIYVRYIKLDAEAFERYYKVFDAIFLPLNKKMKEVDPYYNKYQSMVKFAGSHYDNLLLQKPNDFDVDIVIGLPLNMKIDPTNPELSDVVIQAINPGFVQLKMGPQFQNLPMRDGSEWLINKTAYKWKDDSHFLLQNKFLDWFKSVVNKALNTFENKNGLSVYTVEGVEYVIKRSQAGPAMTLIIENSETGFKLSADLVPTLKFPEDRWPISKAYQHIPENCKKDIWMVVGKPNKAAASKQDEQRSWRIALHYQERDLMHDTSNLRQVIRLIKKMRDALGMKKIASYYIKTIFFWEIVKRTDKHFWKTDPASLFKLMVRQVHSAIAAQNIPYFWNKSNNLIGQVEENVLKNYESKLAQLLEILEQPANFRLVAKYLLSPQEYKEYSERLPVPEKAVKLSPEVKLMSDACTLTNLNSLLSDIYVKYIKLDEEAFTRYYKVFDAIFLPLNKKMKEVDPYYKKYQSMVKFAGSHYDNLLLQKPNDFDVDIVIGLPLNMKIDPTNPELSDVVIQAINPGFVQLKMGPQFQNLPMRDGSEWLINKTAYKWKDDSHFLLQNKFLDWFKSVVNKALNTFENKTYVIKRSQAGPAMTLIIENSETGFKLSADLVPTLKFPEDRWPISKAYQHIPENCKKDIWMVVGKPNKAAASKQDEQRSWRIALHYQERDLMHDTSNLRQVIRLIKKMRDALGMSKIASYYIKTIFFWEIMKRNDKKFWATDPATLFKLMVQKVHSAIVDKNIPYFWNKSNNLIGHVDDNVLNNYETKLAPLLKILEQPANYRLVAKYLLSPQEYKEYNTRYLRSSVNSKY; encoded by the exons agAACCTGTTCCAGTGAAAGCTACAAAACCAATACCAGAGACATGTGTAACCAATTTGAATTCTTTATTGTCCGATATTTACGTGAGATACATAAAGTTAGATGCAGAGGCGTTTGAGAGGTACTACAAAGTGTTCGACGCTATATTTCTGCCATTGAACAAGAAAATGAAAGAAGTGGacccttattataataaatatcaaagtatG GTAAAATTCGCCGGCAGTCATTATGATAATCTCCTTTTACAAAAACCCAATGATTTTGATGTTGATATTGTTATTGGGCTCCCGCTTAATATGAAAATAGACCCTACCAACCCCGAACTAAGTGATGTAGTCATTCAGGCGATAAACCCAGGCTTCGTGCAATTGAAAATGGGCCCGCAGTTCCAGAACCTTCCTATGAGAGACGGCAGCGAGTGGCTCATTAATAAAACTGCGTATAAATGGAAAGACGATTCGCATTTTTTGCTCCAGAACAAATTTCTCGATTGGTTCAAGAGCGTCGTCAACAAAGCATTAAAtacatttgaaaacaaaaacggCTTATCTGTGTATACAGTTGAAGGCGTAGAGTATGTCATCAAGCGGTCTCAAGCCGGACCCGCTATGACTTTGATTATAGAGAACAGTGAGACTGGATTCAAGTTGAGTGCAGATTTAGTACCTACACTTAAATTCCCCGAAGACCGCTGGCCCATTAGTAAGGCTTACCAGCACATCCCGGAGAATTGCAAGAAAGACATTTGGATGGTAGTCGGCAAACCGAATAAAGCCGCAGCTAGCAAACAAGACGAGCAGCGGTCGTGGCGCATCGCCCTGCACTACCAGGAGAGAGACTTGATGCACGATACGAGCAATCTGCGACAAGTTATCCGCCTG ATAAAGAAAATGCGTGATGCTCTAGGAATGAAGAAGATTGCTAGCTACTATATTAAAACCATCTTCTTCTGGGAAATAGTGAAAAGGACAGATAAACACTTTTGGAAAACGGATCCGGCATCTTTGTTTAAACTTATGGTCCGGCAAGTTCATAGTGCAATCGCTGCCCAAAATATACCCTATTTTTGGAACAAAAGTAACAATCTCATTGGTCAAGTTGAGGAGAATGTTTTGAAAAACTACGAGTCGAAACTGGCGCAACTGTTGGAGATTTTGGAGCAGCCTGCCAATTTTAGACTTGTTGCCAAATATTTGCTTTCACCACAAGAATATAAAGAGTACAGTGAAAG ATTACCTGTTCCGGAGAAAGCCGTAAAATTATCGCCAGAGGTAAAATTAATGTCGGATGCATGTACTTTAACTAATTTAAACTCTCTACTCTCCGATATTTACGTGAAGTATATAAAGCTAGACGAAGAGGCATTTACCAGATACTACAAGGTGTTCGATGCTATATTTTTACCATTGAACAAGAAGATGAAGGAAGTGGATccatattataagaaatatcaaAGTATG GTAAAATTCGCCGGCAGTCATTATGATAATCTTCTTTTACAAAAACCCAATGATTTTGATGTTGATATTGTTATTGGGCTCCCGCTTAATATGAAAATAGACCCTACCAACCCCGAACTAAGTGATGTAGTCATTCAGGCGATAAACCCAGGCTTCGTGCAATTGAAAATGGGCCCGCAGTTCCAGAACCTTCCTATGAGAGACGGCAGTGAGTGGCTCATTAATAAAACTGCGTATAAATGGAAAGACGATTCGCATTTTTTGCTCCAGAACAAATTTCTCGATTGGTTCAAGAGCGTCGTCAACAAAGCATTAAATACATTTGAAAACAAAACG TATGTCATCAAGCGGTCTCAAGCCGGACCCGCTATGACTTTGATTATAGAGAACAGTGAGACTGGATTCAAGTTGAGTGCAGATTTAGTACCTACACTTAAATTCCCCGAAGACCGCTGGCCCATTAGTAAGGCTTACCAGCACATCCCGGAGAATTGCAAGAAAGACATTTGGATGGTAGTCGGCAAACCGAATAAAGCCGCAGCTAGCAAACAAGACGAGCAGCGGTCGTGGCGCATCGCCCTGCACTACCAGGAGAGAGACTTGATGCACGATACGAGCAATCTGCGACAAGTTATCCGCCTG ATAAAGAAAATGCGTGATGCATTAGGAATGTCAAAAATTGCTAGTTACTATATTAAGACTATCTTCTTCTGGGAAATAATGAAGAGAAACGACAAGAAGTTTTGGGCAACTGATCCGGCAACATTGTTTAAACTTATGGTCCAAAAAGTTCATAGTGCAATTGTTGACAAAAATATACCATATTTTTGGAACAAAAGCAACAATCTCATTGGCCATGTTGATGACAATGTACTGAATAACTACGAGACAAAACTAGCGCCACTTTTGAAAATTCTGGAGCAGCCTGCCAACTATAGACTTGTTGCTAAATATTTGCTTTCACCGCAAGAATATAAAGAGTACAATACAAG